From the genome of Nicotiana tabacum cultivar K326 chromosome 17, ASM71507v2, whole genome shotgun sequence:
AACCAAACCCACACGAATGCCCCCATTTAATTCTCATACACTGATCACGCTTCCCCTCATATAGAGTACATGATGATGTTACGTGGCTCGTTGGATTTTGTGGGTCCCCTCCTAAGTCCTAACTGTGGGACCAATTTTCCAAATATTGCCTCTAATTATAGTCATATCTCATCTGCTTTGCTGCTTAACACCAACCCAAAAAAGTCTTAATCATTACCCATTAATTCACGTGCCACGCGGCCCTTTACCTGCACTTATCCAACTACCCATGCATTGCATTTGCATGCATGGAAATGCAAATTGGCTAAGTAACCGCaaatattattgagattttaAATCCAGATGTGTGGTTAAATTAGCGGACATGAAGTTATTTATtgcaataaaaaatataaatgtgTACTTATAATCAGGGGCAGAGCAAGGTTATAAAATCTTAGTTATTGATTtgcaattaaatatttttatatatttaatagaTTTCTAATACCCAGGGCCGGCCCAACCCTAAAACAAGTGAAACActtgctttaggccccaaaaATTTAAAGGCCCCAAAATTACTAGTATTCTTTATATATagtagtatattatttatataattatcttttattattgataaatttatttctttattgtcatattaatttttaataattcgatttcttcctctaattaatataactaaaataattttctgtcaatcttattttacttttttacttaattatatttctctattcattagttggtcacgtaactatatctaataatctaacttattaattatttttcttacataaattatactctctccgtcccaatttatatgaaagtgtttgactggacatggattttatgaaataaaggaaagcttttgaaacttgtaatcttaaataaatcatagaagtttttgggctaaaaattatctcaataatggtaaaaagaaaaatctaaagttgaattgttaccaaatatagaaagggacttactaaaaaAAGGAGTCACTTATGTTTTCTGGATTCTCCCATTTCAGTTGTGATGCAATCAACgttaaattcatttaattttttgtattttataaaactaagttctcattttttttaattatacatcctcacttgtctaatttttttaaaaacgatgttcatatatatatatatatatatatatatatatatatatatatatatatattaaggccTCTTATTAAGATTTTGCTTTAGGCCTCCGATGAGGTTGGGCCGCCCCTGCTAATACCAATACAAAGTTTAAGCAAAAACTACTGAATTTGTAACTACTACACTACTTTCGCTCCTGCTTATAATTATTTAATACTCCTTATTAATATTATCAAGATAAAGTAGAATGGAACAAATTAATGTGTCTTCGTTGTCCATAACTATGGCAATGTTTAAATCTGTTAAGGAGCTTTAGCCATGACAAAACTTGAAGAttctagaagaagaagaaatgagagaaaatgCAATCTCTGTTATTAGCTATCGAAGAAGAGGAATGAATAAGTGTACAGCACTATCAACTAACTACTGTATTTATACAAAAATGAACTAACTAACTTTTTAGTAGTTATAACTAATTACTACTAACTAATAAATAGTTGGGGCCCACTATACTCAACAGAGAGATATGGTGAGGAATGAAATACACCTTTCATTCCCAGCTTGTCTAATAGGTATTCATGTTGTGGCTTGCATAGAATCTTAGTCAATAGATCTGCTAGCTGCTCAGTTGTTTTGATGTGTTGAGTTCTAATCAGACCTTGAACAAGCTTTTCTCTCAAAAAATAACAATCAATGTCAATGTGTTTGGTTCGTTCATGAAAGATAGGATGAGCTGCAATTTGTACAGCGGCCTTGCTATCACAATGCAGTTGTATAGGCCGTACTAGTTCAGTTCCCAACTCCTTAAAGAGTCTTGTTATCCACACCACTTCTGCTACAATAGAGGTCATACTTCGAAATTCAACTTCAGCAGAGCTCCTAGATACAATTCCCTGTTTTTTTTTACTTCCATGATATCATTGCTTCACCAAATTTTACTGCATAGCATGTCACTGATCTCCTTGACTCTACACAAGCTCCCCAATCAGAATCACAGTATGCAGTCAGAGATTTGCTTACTTTTGCAAGCATAAACAGTCCAAGTCCAGGAGCAGTTTTGATATACCTTACCACTCTTTGGGTAGCTTCCATGTGAGATACCTTATGTGCATGCATATACTAACTGAGCACTTGAACCACAAAGGTAATGTCGGGCCTTGTCATGGTTAAATACAGCAACCTTCCAACTAGTCCCTGATAGCCTCCCTTGTCTTCAAGTTCCTTATCAACTGTAGATCTAACATCTGATATTTGCTTATCAAACTCAATGGATGTGATCTTGTAATTGAACACCAGGGGTGTTGCTGCTGGCTTTGCACCTGCTAGTCCTAGTTCAGAAACTAGTTCTAGAGCATACTTCCTTTGGCACATAACTATTCCTTCCTGAGATCTAGAGAACTCAATCCCCAGAAAGAATTTAAGTtcaccaagatctttcatcttgAACCTCTACTGCAaatcctttttgacttgtttgatcCGTCTTAGACTACTTTCAGTTACTAGAAGATCATCCACATAGACTAGAATGACTACTAACTATGAATTCATCTTCTGAGTAAATAAAGAATAGTCATAGTGTCTTTAAGAAAATCCCATATCTATAAGAGCTTCAGTTAGTTTCAGGTTCCACTGCCTATGTGCCTGTTTTAATCCATAGAGTGACTtatataatctacacacatgttGACACCCCTCTGGCTTGAAAAGGCATCAGGAACATGCATATACACCTCTTCAAGAAGATCTCCTTGAAGAAAAGCATTGTGAACATCCATTTGGAACACATACCATCCTGAAGCAGCAGCTAATGCAACTACAACCCTCACAGTAACCATTTGGCTACAGGAGAGAAGGTTTCTGTGTAGTCCAACCCTTCTTGTTTACTGTAGCCCTTGGCCACCAGCCTGGCCTTATATCTCTCCACTTCACCAGATGACTTGTATTTGACTTTAAGCACCCACTTGCAACTTATAGGAACCTTGACAGGAGAAAGAGGAACAATAGACCAGGTATTGTTTTCTTCAAGAGCTGTGATTTCAGCTTGcatagcctcaacccacttgggaTCCCTACTGGCTTCTAAGAAGAATTTGGGTTCTACAATAGCTGAGAATGTAGCAAGGGAAGTTTTATAAGCAGAGGACAACTGATCATAAGACACATAGTTTGACATTGGATATGCAGACTTCTTTGGTGGAACAACATAATCTTCTAGCCACACAGGTGGCTTGGTGGTCCTAGAGGTCTTCCTGAGTACTATGGAAGGGGCAGATGGTTCACAGGCTGAGGCATAAGGAGAAATTGGTGAGGATAGATTAGACTGACCATGATCTTGAGGAACTGAGATAGAAGGAGAAGAGGTCTCAACTGCATCAGTATAGTTCTGGCTAGAAGAGGCTGCAGGAAAATCAGCATCAGCAGAAGAAGAATcatcagaggaagaagatggttGTATAGGTTGTTCTACAAACTCCAATACAGGAAATAAGGGAGAAGCACTAGAAGACATGCTTGAAGGGGGAACACTTCTTCTTTGAACACAGTGTCCCTGCTGACATAGAACTTTTTGGAGCACAAATCATAGAGGATATAGCCTTTCTGAGAGGAGGAATACCCCATGTGAACAGCTGGAGTTGCTCTGTGGCAAAACTTATCCTCTTTCTTCATAGTAGTGGCATAACAAAGGCTGCCAAATACTCTCAGATGCTGTAATGAAGGACTTCTTTGGAAAAACTTCTCAAAGGGAGATTTGCCTTGTAGTAATATAGTAGGCAATCAGTTTAGAAGGTAGACTGCAGTAGAGACACATTCTCCCCAGAACTTAAGGGGCAAGAAAGCTTGAAATCTGAGTGCTCTAGCCATGTCTAGGATAGACCTGTGCTTTCTCTCAATGGCCTCATTTTGTTGAAGGGGGTATATGTGCAAGAACTTTGATGTACTATACCTTGAGTCTTCAACAAGGTCTGCATCTGGTCATTAAAAACCTCTGTGCCTTTGTCTGTTCTTAGGCATTTGAGTTTGTGATCAAACTGTGTTGAGGCCATTGCTATAAAGTTTTTAATCACCTCAACAGTATCTGATTTAGAATGTAATAGAAATAGTGAGGTATATCTGGAATAATCATCTATCAATGTCAAAATATATCTCTTTCCATCATGCGTAGGCACCCTATAGGGTCCCCAGACATCACTATGCACAATATCAAAGATATATTTAGAGCAAGAAGAACTAGTAGGAAAAGGTAGTCTTTATTGCTTGGCTATAAGACATACAGTACAATGATGTTCCTTCAACTACATACTATGCAAAGTATCTACATATCTCAAGACCTTTACGGGAGCATGACCTAATCTTTGATGCCACAAAGATGATACAACATAAGTCTTATTGTTTGCTAGATTACTATATTTATTGATGTCACCTGGAATGGTATGTACAATTGAATAGGAATGAGTGACTTGGTGATTGAGTATTGCTCTGTCATATGCCTTGAGAATGTACATACCCAGCTCTTCCTTACCAATCTCCAACATCTTCCTACTTGAGAGTTCCTGAAAGATACAGAAATCAGGGTAAAATGCTGCTAGACATTGCAACTTCTTTGTGAGTTTGGACACTGAGAGGAGATTATATTTAAACTCTGGAATGTGGAGAATGTTCTGAACCTTTTTatctttgaaaaaagaaaaaataccaGTATGAGCAATAGATACATGTTCTCTAGTTGGTAAATGGATTTTACTCCTAACACTTTTTGGTATTTCATCATATTTCTCTAGCATGCGCAAACTATGAACCATATGGTTTGTTGCTCATGTGTCTATAATCCAGTTACTATGCATCAAGCTtgtcatgtatgcatgtataCTACCCGTTATCCCTGTAGTGACAGCATTGGCAACAGGTTCAGCCTCCTTATCCTTGTTCAGCAAATGTATAATCTGCTGGTACTGTTCCTGAGTAAAGAAGTGAGCTAGAGAAGTTGGTGTCTGATGTCCTTGACCTTGTGACTCTGAAGTTGGAATACTAGAACTTGTCACACTGTTAGCCTGAGCATTTTGTGCccctccttttcttttgtttttgaagTTAGAAGGATAGCCATGAAGTTTAAAACAGTTCTCTCTAGTGTGACCCTTATATTTGCAGTAATCACACCAAACTACCCCTTTACCAAATGAGTTTCTAGGTCTATAACCTCCATTAGAATTAGTATTAGTCTGTCCTCTACCATTGTAACCTCATTTGAGCCATTTGAACTGGTATTAGGCTGTCCTCCACCATTGTAACCTCCAGTATACACCTTATTGCTCATCATAGCAGCTTCATTACTTTCAACATATATATCTTTTCCATTAATTCTCTAACTCTTCACATTAACTATCATAGCATAAGCTTGGTTCAGATTAGGCAAGGGTCGAGTCATGAGGACTTGATTCTTTGCATTCTCATAGGATTCATTTAGCCCTGTGAGAAACTGATACAATTTCTGTATCTGATAGTGTTATACATGTTTCCTTGATTCAACACAACCacaagtaggtggtggagttaaAGTTTCATATTCATCCCACAACTCTCTCAGTTTAGTGTAATACACAGACATAGAGGATATGCCTTGAGTTAATGTAGCAATTTCCCTTTGCGAATAGCAAGCTCTAGATGTATTATCTTTATCAAATCTTTCCTTTTCTCCCACACTGTGTATGCATCTGAAGCATAGATCACTG
Proteins encoded in this window:
- the LOC142172162 gene encoding uncharacterized protein LOC142172162, whose product is MSNKVYTGGYNGGGQPNTSSNGSNEVTMVEDRLILILMEVIDLETHLVKGKGGAQNAQANSVTSSSIPTSESQGQGHQTPTSLAHFFTQEQYQQIIHLLNKDKEAEPVANAVTTGITDKKVQNILHIPEFKYNLLSVSKLTKKLQCLAAFYPDFCIFQELSSRKMLEIGKEELDTVEVIKNFIAMASTQFDHKLKCLRTDKGTEVFNDQMQTLLKTQGKSPFEKFFQRSPSLQHLRVFGSLCYATTMKKEDKFCHRATPAGHCVQRRSVPPSSMSSSASPLFPVLEFVEQPIQPSSSSDDSSSADADFPAASSSQNYTDAVETSSPSISVPQDHGQSNLSSPISPYASACEPSAPSIVLRKTSRTTKPPVWLEDYVVPPKKSAYPMSNYVSYDQLSSAYKTSLATFSAIVEPKFFLEASRDPKWVEAMQAEITALEENNTWSIVPLSPVKVPISCKWVLKVKYKSSGEVERYKARLVAKGYSKQEGLDYTETFSPVAKWLL